From the Halobacterium zhouii genome, the window TTGCTCGCCGCGAGTTCGCCGGCCTCGTAGTAGACGTTGTCCTCCAGGCCGACGCGGACGTGGCCGCCGAGCAGGACGCCCATCGTGGCGAACGGCAACTGGTGCTGGCCGAACCCGAGCGTGTTGAACACCGCGCCCTCCGGGAGGTTCGACACCGAGTGTAGGAGGTTCTCGGGACGGGGCTGAGTGAGCGTGCCGCCCCCAAAGATGAGCGTCGCGTACACCGGGTCAGCGAGGTCCCTGCGCTCTATGAACTGGTGAACTTCGTTCAGGTGGCCGTCGTTGAACACCTCGAGTTCCGGCTTGATGTCCTTCTCGCGCATCTCGTCGTACAGCGAGTCGACGAGCGCGCGAGTATTCTCGCTCGTCAGGTGCTGGTAGCGGTTCAGCGGCCCCATATCGAGGCTCGCCATCTCCGGCGGCGGATCCGTCCGGAGTGGCTGGTGGCGGACCTCGGCGGGTGCGGCGGTACCGCCCGTGGAGTGCTGGATGACGACGTCGTCGGCGTGTTCGCGGATGGCGTCGTCGATTTCCTGGAAGCGCTCGGTGTCGAACGAGCGCTCGCCGTTGTCCGTTCTGGCGTGGACGTGGACGACCGCCGCGCCCGCGTCCTCGGCCTCGGCGGCGGCGCGTCCGATCTCCTGGGGAGTCTCGGGGAGGTTCGGGTTCGCCTCCTTCCCGTGGACGCCGCCGGTGAGCGCTGCAGTGACGACCACGGGGTCGCTCGCGAGGTACTCCGCGTAGGTCACGATTCGTCGACCTCCGAGGTACTGTTGTCCGCGGCGCCGTCGTCC encodes:
- a CDS encoding 3-keto-5-aminohexanoate cleavage protein yields the protein MTYAEYLASDPVVVTAALTGGVHGKEANPNLPETPQEIGRAAAEAEDAGAAVVHVHARTDNGERSFDTERFQEIDDAIREHADDVVIQHSTGGTAAPAEVRHQPLRTDPPPEMASLDMGPLNRYQHLTSENTRALVDSLYDEMREKDIKPELEVFNDGHLNEVHQFIERRDLADPVYATLIFGGGTLTQPRPENLLHSVSNLPEGAVFNTLGFGQHQLPFATMGVLLGGHVRVGLEDNVYYEAGELAASNAQLVERVVRVAEELGRPAASPDEARNVLGLRGRDDQP